In Streptomyces sp. SID8374, one genomic interval encodes:
- a CDS encoding histidine kinase has translation MTETQTKTSSPEFRAAEGAMEGLREDLFRHVFAYRPLPPLSPEGRFIRRLPEGLRRLVVWTPHALVLGAALIVLMAGLSNWHFRFLMGFVPAIAVAMTLVRPVAAFWGSMAAAVFCAVLGSDGLWGPSAFIAQVVVMVIVAARTRPRTGAWMWLLTLLFGLLLEGGDPSATAPMAVLSAFALLVVAMVQVRRDAAQEVREAEREVTVQRTVTAVERDRRTLLEERTTIARELHDVVAHHMSVVAIQAEAAPYRVENPPPELEQAFVTIRENAVAALTELRRVLGVVRAEDYEAPDAPQPTLAVLDGLLDNVRETGLETEKVVTGAVRELPQGVELSAYRIIQEALSNTLRHAPGATARVEIAYVLGGLGLRIVNGPPRGLVKPSPGAGHGITGMRERVAMLNGEMTAATTEDGGYEVAVFLPVPPAESEPDEPAAAPGAGLVPYTKADGA, from the coding sequence GTGACCGAGACCCAGACGAAGACCAGTAGCCCGGAGTTCCGGGCAGCCGAAGGCGCGATGGAAGGCCTCCGGGAAGACCTCTTCCGCCATGTGTTCGCCTACCGCCCGCTGCCGCCCCTCTCGCCGGAGGGCCGGTTCATACGCCGCCTGCCCGAGGGGCTGCGGCGGCTCGTCGTCTGGACCCCGCACGCCCTGGTGCTGGGCGCCGCCCTGATCGTGCTGATGGCGGGGCTCTCCAACTGGCACTTCCGGTTCCTCATGGGCTTCGTGCCCGCGATCGCGGTCGCGATGACCCTGGTCAGGCCGGTCGCCGCGTTCTGGGGGTCGATGGCCGCGGCGGTCTTCTGCGCGGTCCTGGGCAGCGACGGGCTGTGGGGGCCCAGCGCCTTCATCGCGCAGGTCGTGGTCATGGTGATCGTGGCGGCCAGGACCCGGCCGCGTACGGGAGCCTGGATGTGGCTGCTGACCCTGCTGTTCGGACTGCTGCTGGAGGGCGGGGACCCGTCCGCCACCGCGCCCATGGCCGTCCTCTCCGCCTTCGCGCTGCTCGTCGTCGCCATGGTCCAGGTCCGGCGCGACGCCGCGCAGGAGGTCCGCGAGGCCGAGCGCGAGGTCACCGTGCAGCGCACCGTCACCGCCGTGGAGCGCGACCGGCGCACGCTGCTGGAGGAGCGCACCACCATCGCCCGCGAGCTGCACGACGTGGTCGCCCACCACATGTCGGTCGTCGCGATCCAGGCGGAGGCCGCCCCCTACCGGGTGGAGAACCCGCCGCCCGAGCTGGAGCAGGCCTTCGTCACCATCCGGGAGAACGCGGTGGCCGCGCTCACCGAGCTGCGCCGCGTCCTCGGTGTCGTACGGGCGGAGGACTACGAGGCCCCGGACGCCCCGCAGCCGACCCTCGCCGTCCTCGACGGGCTCCTCGACAACGTCCGCGAGACCGGCCTGGAGACGGAGAAGGTGGTCACCGGGGCCGTCCGCGAGCTGCCCCAGGGCGTGGAGCTGTCGGCGTACCGGATCATCCAGGAGGCCCTGAGCAACACCCTGCGGCACGCGCCGGGCGCCACCGCCCGGGTCGAGATCGCCTACGTGCTCGGCGGGCTCGGGCTGCGGATCGTCAACGGGCCCCCGAGGGGGCTGGTCAAGCCGTCGCCGGGGGCCGGGCACGGGATCACCGGGATGCGGGAGCGGGTCGCGATGCTGAACGGCGAGATGACGGCGGCGACGACGGAGGACGGCGGGTACGAGGTCGCGGTGTTCCTGCCCGTACCGCCGGCGGAGAGCGAGCCGGACGAGCCGGCCGCCGCGCCGGGCGCCGGCCTCGTCCCGTACACGAAGGCGGACGGGGCATGA
- a CDS encoding response regulator transcription factor, with product MSDIRVLIVDDQMMVREGFSVLLNAMPGITVVGEAVDGRDAVDKVAALFPDVVLMDIRMPGMNGIDATREIVAQAVDAKVLVLTTFDLDEYVYQALRAGASGFLLKDASARQLADGVRVVASGEALLAPTVTRRLITEFSKLAEAPRPPALARVGDLTERETEVLVLIAQGLSNAEIASHLIVAESTIKTHVSRILVKLGLRDRTQAAVFAYEARLVTPG from the coding sequence ATGAGCGACATCCGCGTCCTGATCGTGGACGACCAGATGATGGTCCGCGAGGGCTTCTCCGTCCTGCTCAACGCCATGCCGGGCATCACCGTCGTGGGGGAGGCGGTGGACGGCCGGGACGCCGTCGACAAGGTCGCCGCCCTCTTCCCGGACGTCGTCCTGATGGACATCCGGATGCCGGGGATGAACGGGATCGACGCCACCCGCGAGATCGTCGCGCAGGCCGTGGACGCCAAGGTGCTGGTCCTGACCACCTTCGACCTGGACGAGTACGTGTACCAGGCGCTGCGGGCCGGGGCCTCGGGCTTCCTCCTCAAGGACGCCTCGGCCCGGCAGCTCGCGGACGGTGTACGGGTGGTGGCCTCGGGCGAGGCGCTGCTCGCGCCGACCGTGACCCGGCGGCTGATCACCGAGTTCTCCAAGCTCGCGGAGGCCCCGAGACCGCCCGCCCTCGCCCGGGTCGGGGACCTCACCGAGCGCGAGACGGAGGTGCTGGTCCTGATCGCGCAGGGGCTCTCCAACGCGGAGATCGCCTCGCACCTGATCGTCGCCGAGTCCACGATCAAGACGCATGTGAGCCGGATCCTGGTGAAGCTGGGGCTGCGCGACCGGACGCAGGCGGCGGTGTTCGCGTACGAGGCGAGGCTGGTCACGCCGGGGTAG
- a CDS encoding cytochrome P450: MHVSFDPWSPAFVADPYPAYAALRAAGRAHWFEPTGQWLIPHHSDVSALLRDRRLGRTYLHRFTHEEFGRTPPPAAHEPFTTLNGQGLLDLEAPDHPRIRRLVSKAFTPRTVENLAPTVRRLAAGLVDAFVAEGGGDLLAEVAEPLPVAVIAEMLGVPEADRGPLRPWSAAICGMYELNPSEETAKAAVRASEEFSAYLRGLIAERRADPGDDLISALIAAHDDGERLTEQEMVSTCVLLLNAGHEATVNTTVNGWRTLFHHPEQLAALRAAPASLPTAVEELLRYDTPLQLFERWVLDDIEVDGQVIRRGAEVALLFGSANRDPERFADPERLDLTRADNPHVSLGAGIHYCLGAPLARLELASSFGELLRKAPAMRMVAEPEWQPGFVIRGLKELVVEV, encoded by the coding sequence ATGCACGTGTCCTTCGACCCCTGGTCGCCCGCGTTCGTCGCCGATCCCTACCCCGCCTACGCCGCCCTGCGCGCCGCCGGCCGCGCGCACTGGTTCGAGCCGACCGGGCAGTGGCTGATCCCGCACCACTCCGACGTATCGGCCCTGCTGCGGGACCGGCGCCTGGGCCGTACGTATCTGCACCGCTTCACCCACGAGGAGTTCGGCCGCACCCCGCCGCCCGCCGCGCACGAGCCTTTCACCACGCTCAACGGGCAGGGGCTGCTGGACCTGGAGGCCCCCGACCACCCCCGCATCCGGCGGCTCGTCTCCAAGGCGTTCACCCCGCGTACGGTCGAGAACCTGGCCCCGACCGTACGGCGGCTGGCGGCCGGGCTGGTCGACGCGTTCGTGGCCGAGGGCGGCGGCGACCTGCTGGCGGAGGTGGCCGAACCGCTGCCGGTCGCCGTGATCGCGGAGATGCTGGGGGTGCCGGAGGCGGACCGGGGGCCGCTGCGGCCCTGGTCGGCGGCGATCTGCGGGATGTACGAGCTGAACCCGTCGGAGGAGACGGCGAAGGCGGCGGTCCGGGCGTCGGAGGAGTTCTCCGCCTATCTGCGCGGGCTCATCGCCGAGCGGCGCGCCGATCCCGGCGACGACCTGATCTCGGCGCTCATCGCCGCCCACGACGACGGGGAGCGGCTGACCGAGCAGGAGATGGTCTCCACCTGTGTGCTGCTGCTGAACGCGGGCCACGAGGCCACGGTGAACACCACGGTCAACGGGTGGCGGACCCTCTTCCACCACCCGGAGCAGCTGGCCGCGCTCCGGGCCGCCCCGGCCTCGCTGCCGACGGCCGTGGAGGAACTCCTGCGCTACGACACCCCGTTGCAGCTCTTCGAGCGGTGGGTGCTGGACGACATCGAGGTCGACGGGCAGGTGATCCGGCGCGGGGCGGAGGTGGCGCTGCTGTTCGGCTCGGCCAACCGGGATCCGGAGCGGTTCGCGGACCCGGAGAGGCTGGATCTGACCCGCGCCGACAACCCGCACGTTTCGCTCGGTGCGGGCATCCACTACTGCCTGGGCGCGCCGCTTGCCCGGCTCGAACTGGCCTCGTCCTTCGGGGAGTTGCTGCGGAAGGCGCCCGCGATGCGGATGGTGGCGGAGCCGGAGTGGCAGCCGGGGTTCGTGATCCGGGGGCTGAAGGAGCTGGTGGTGGAGGTGTAG
- a CDS encoding DUF1876 domain-containing protein, producing MPRVAVGWHIDLEFEEDSHRTRAAALVRLSDGTEVRAHGYASRHPSDEDQQRVGEEIAGARALNELAMKLLTKAHEEIDEASGRSSYPLT from the coding sequence ATGCCCCGAGTCGCTGTCGGCTGGCACATCGACCTCGAATTCGAGGAGGACTCGCACCGCACCCGCGCGGCGGCCCTCGTCCGTCTCTCCGACGGAACCGAGGTACGCGCCCACGGCTACGCCAGCCGCCACCCCTCGGACGAGGACCAGCAGCGGGTGGGCGAGGAGATCGCGGGAGCACGCGCGTTGAACGAGCTGGCGATGAAGCTGCTGACGAAGGCCCACGAGGAGATAGACGAGGCGTCGGGCAGGTCGTCGTACCCGTTGACGTAG
- a CDS encoding diacylglycerol kinase → MSAAEPPGDGGDQLLVVIDPVARRTDGESVRIAKDVLSAGSHAKICLPDTPEEFARALSRRGARRPVVVGDDHALLRAVAHLHRERELAAGVLSLIPVGAAHALEVAHALGVPRGAVAAARTALDGAVRRLDLLVDDSDGVVLGRLRIPAPTLLADAPHTGVTAVWDTCRSLMTSLVRPAAPGGATAPPGTYRLRVEADGVLLSDLDAPVRGVSVLSQGDGGLADVVVRTSDGKEVTAEAKAVTVSGADFRYRAGIQTGGPVRTRTWTVRAGAWGLMLPLPASADGTTGRR, encoded by the coding sequence GTGTCGGCTGCAGAGCCCCCCGGCGACGGCGGCGACCAGCTTCTGGTGGTCATCGACCCGGTCGCCCGCCGGACCGACGGCGAGTCCGTCCGTATCGCGAAGGACGTGCTGAGCGCCGGCTCGCACGCCAAGATCTGCCTTCCGGACACCCCGGAGGAGTTCGCCCGGGCCCTGTCCCGGCGGGGTGCGCGCCGCCCGGTGGTGGTCGGCGACGATCACGCGCTGCTGCGTGCCGTGGCCCACCTCCACCGGGAGCGGGAGCTCGCCGCGGGCGTCCTCTCCCTGATCCCCGTGGGCGCCGCGCACGCCCTGGAGGTGGCCCATGCGCTGGGCGTGCCCCGGGGCGCGGTGGCGGCCGCGCGGACGGCGCTGGACGGGGCGGTGCGGCGGCTGGACCTGCTGGTGGACGACAGCGACGGCGTGGTGCTGGGCCGGCTGCGCATCCCCGCGCCCACGCTGCTCGCCGACGCCCCGCACACGGGGGTCACGGCCGTCTGGGACACCTGCCGCTCCCTGATGACGTCCCTGGTCCGCCCGGCGGCCCCCGGCGGAGCCACCGCGCCCCCGGGGACGTACCGGCTGCGGGTCGAGGCGGACGGGGTGCTGCTGAGCGACCTGGACGCGCCCGTGCGGGGCGTCTCGGTGCTCTCCCAGGGCGACGGGGGCCTGGCCGACGTGGTGGTCCGCACCTCGGACGGCAAGGAGGTCACGGCGGAGGCCAAGGCCGTCACCGTCTCCGGCGCGGACTTCCGCTACCGGGCCGGCATACAGACCGGGGGGCCGGTCCGGACCCGGACGTGGACCGTGCGGGCGGGCGCCTGGGGGCTGATGCTGCCGCTCCCGGCGAGCGCGGACGGGACGACGGGGAGACGCTAG
- a CDS encoding adenylosuccinate synthase: MPALVLLGAQWGDEGKGKATDLLGGSVDYVVRYQGGNNAGHTVVVGDQKYALHLLPSGILSPGCTPVIGNGVVVDPAVLLSELSGLNERGVDTSKLLISGNAHLITPYNVTIDKVSERFLGKRKIGTTGRGIGPTYADKINRVGIRVQDLYDESILEQKVEAALEQKNQLLAKVFNRRAIEAGKVVEDMLQYAEQIKPFVADTTLILNDAIDEGKVVLFEGGQGTLLDVDHGTYPFVTSSNPTAGGACTGAGVGPTKISRVIGILKAYTTRVGAGPFPTELHDEDGEALRRIGGERGVTTGRDRRCGWFDAPIARYATRVNGLTDFFLTKLDVLTGWEQIPVCVAYEIDGKRVEELPYNQTDFHHAKPIYENLPGWSEDITKAKAFDDLPKNAKAYVKALEEMSGAPISAIGVGPGRTETIQINSFL, translated from the coding sequence GTGCCCGCACTTGTGCTGCTCGGTGCTCAGTGGGGTGACGAGGGCAAGGGGAAGGCCACCGATCTCCTCGGTGGATCCGTGGACTATGTCGTGCGATACCAGGGCGGTAACAACGCCGGTCACACGGTCGTCGTGGGCGACCAGAAGTACGCACTGCATCTCCTCCCCTCCGGAATCCTGTCGCCGGGCTGTACCCCGGTCATCGGGAACGGTGTCGTGGTCGACCCGGCGGTCCTGCTCTCCGAGCTGAGCGGTCTGAACGAGCGAGGCGTCGACACGTCCAAGCTTCTGATCAGCGGCAACGCTCATTTGATCACTCCGTACAACGTCACGATCGACAAGGTGAGCGAGCGCTTCCTCGGGAAGCGCAAGATCGGTACGACGGGCCGGGGCATCGGCCCGACGTACGCCGACAAGATCAACCGGGTGGGGATCCGCGTCCAGGACCTCTATGACGAGTCGATCCTGGAGCAGAAGGTCGAGGCGGCCCTGGAGCAGAAGAACCAGCTCCTGGCCAAGGTCTTCAACCGCCGGGCCATCGAGGCCGGCAAGGTCGTCGAGGACATGCTCCAGTACGCGGAGCAGATCAAGCCGTTCGTCGCCGACACGACCCTGATCCTGAACGATGCCATCGACGAGGGCAAGGTCGTCCTCTTCGAGGGTGGTCAGGGCACGCTCCTCGACGTCGACCACGGCACGTATCCCTTCGTCACCTCGTCGAACCCGACGGCGGGCGGCGCCTGCACCGGTGCCGGTGTCGGCCCGACGAAGATCAGCCGCGTCATCGGCATCCTCAAGGCCTATACGACGCGTGTCGGCGCCGGTCCGTTCCCGACGGAGCTGCACGACGAGGACGGCGAGGCGCTGCGGCGCATCGGCGGCGAGCGCGGTGTCACCACCGGCCGTGACCGCCGCTGCGGCTGGTTCGACGCCCCGATCGCGCGGTACGCGACCCGGGTCAACGGCCTGACCGACTTCTTCCTCACCAAGCTGGACGTGCTCACCGGCTGGGAGCAGATCCCGGTCTGCGTGGCGTACGAGATCGACGGCAAGCGCGTCGAGGAGCTTCCGTACAACCAGACGGACTTCCACCACGCGAAGCCGATCTACGAGAACCTGCCGGGCTGGTCCGAGGACATCACCAAGGCCAAGGCCTTCGACGACCTGCCCAAGAACGCGAAGGCGTACGTGAAGGCGCTGGAGGAGATGTCGGGCGCCCCGATCTCCGCCATCGGCGTCGGCCCGGGCCGGACCGAGACGATCCAGATCAACTCGTTCCTGTAG
- a CDS encoding substrate-binding domain-containing protein — protein MEWFSAENVVAVLTAALGVLASIGVLWYERRVPRRKRIGYRVQMDTPIGSDVSQGRANVRLGLFNQTPDMSDATLVLLRIENDGSQSIVDSDYTGRELHGLTVEFTRRTVRGIAVTQPPGAVHLMEHFTPAAGMRHTGSLIRLPRVPLNRGEHFKLLVLLTGADVGSAIRITGGIRDGEVMVNRAARPDDKPPLFGRAARLITVTLTVCVVVLAAIILVRDDTPPPLDCARGELRVTGSTAFAPVVRELAATYMKECEGSRIEVDPHGSNSGIRELADEGARAAKSGSPALVALSDGPKPPGHPELRETRVAVSLFSLVVNDRVPVRDLALADIRRIYAGEIRNWRELGGPDLEILLVSRDANSGTREVFQRRVLDRNEPAQSSRDCATKDDPRAPVVRCELDGTDQVLATVARLDGALGYSELRAGSEPKGLHRIAIDGAHPSVDTIGTSPYPYREIEYAYTYGRPPADSLASSFLGYLSRGRGQDVIHIHGHLPCATPKGLRVCGED, from the coding sequence GTGGAGTGGTTCAGCGCCGAGAACGTGGTGGCGGTCCTCACCGCCGCGCTGGGCGTTCTCGCCTCGATCGGCGTGCTCTGGTACGAGCGCCGGGTGCCCCGCCGCAAACGCATCGGCTACCGCGTCCAGATGGACACGCCCATCGGCAGCGATGTGAGCCAGGGCCGGGCCAACGTACGCCTCGGGCTCTTCAACCAGACCCCCGACATGTCGGACGCCACGCTCGTCCTGCTGCGCATCGAGAACGACGGCTCGCAGTCCATCGTCGACAGCGACTACACCGGCCGTGAACTGCACGGCCTGACCGTCGAGTTCACCAGGCGCACGGTGCGCGGCATAGCGGTCACCCAGCCCCCCGGCGCCGTCCACCTGATGGAGCACTTCACCCCGGCCGCCGGGATGCGGCACACCGGATCGCTGATCCGGCTGCCCCGCGTCCCGCTGAACCGGGGCGAGCACTTCAAGCTGCTGGTGCTGCTGACCGGCGCGGACGTCGGCAGCGCGATCCGGATCACCGGCGGCATCCGGGACGGTGAGGTGATGGTCAACCGCGCCGCCCGCCCCGACGACAAGCCGCCGCTGTTCGGCCGGGCCGCCCGGCTCATCACCGTGACGCTGACCGTCTGCGTCGTCGTGCTCGCCGCGATCATCCTGGTCCGGGACGACACCCCGCCGCCGCTGGACTGCGCGCGCGGCGAACTCCGGGTGACCGGATCGACCGCCTTCGCCCCCGTCGTACGGGAGTTGGCCGCGACGTACATGAAGGAGTGCGAGGGCTCCCGGATCGAGGTGGACCCGCACGGCAGCAACTCCGGCATCCGCGAGCTGGCGGACGAGGGCGCGCGGGCCGCGAAGTCGGGCTCGCCGGCGCTGGTGGCCCTCTCGGACGGGCCGAAGCCGCCGGGCCACCCGGAGCTGCGCGAGACCCGTGTCGCCGTGTCGCTGTTCTCCCTGGTCGTCAACGACCGGGTGCCGGTGCGGGACCTGGCCCTCGCCGACATCCGGCGCATCTACGCGGGCGAGATCCGCAACTGGCGCGAGCTCGGCGGCCCGGACCTGGAGATCCTGCTCGTCAGCCGGGACGCCAACTCCGGTACCCGGGAGGTGTTCCAGCGCCGCGTGCTGGACCGCAACGAACCCGCCCAGTCCTCCCGCGACTGCGCCACCAAGGACGACCCGCGCGCCCCGGTCGTCCGCTGCGAACTCGACGGCACCGACCAGGTCCTGGCCACCGTCGCCCGGCTGGACGGCGCCCTCGGCTACAGCGAACTGCGCGCCGGCAGCGAGCCGAAGGGTCTCCACCGCATCGCGATCGACGGCGCCCACCCGTCCGTCGACACGATCGGCACCAGCCCCTACCCGTACCGGGAGATCGAGTACGCCTACACCTACGGCCGCCCGCCCGCCGACTCCCTCGCCTCCAGCTTCCTCGGCTATCTGAGCCGGGGGCGCGGCCAGGACGTCATCCACATCCACGGCCACCTGCCGTGCGCGACCCCGAAGGGGCTGCGGGTCTGCGGCGAGGACTGA